The genomic segment CCACAATCTACAAAGGAAACAATGGATTAAGCTACAGGGAATGCGCTAGTTAAATCATTCTCATTACTAACCGATCTTGTTTGTCAGTCTCATATTTCTTTCAATTGTTATTAAAGTTATGGTATCATTGAGTTAATTTATTGATTTGATAATTGCTGGTAATTTATATGCGCCGATCAATGATGGGGGCTTTTCAATTACTACGCTTTATTTAAACGTATTCTGATGACGATTATATTCCTTGATGAAGCAACTTAATATTTAAATTTCAACCGCATGAAAGTTATTTTCGACCCTAAGGAAAGGATTAAAGAATCGACTTCTGCAACTATTGGTATATTTGACGGCGTTCATCTTGGTCACAAGAGTATTATCAGTCTTATCAGAAAGGAAGCTGCTAAAAATGACTATAGTTCCTGCGTTGTTACCTTTTTCCCTCATCCACAAAAGGTTCTGCGAGGAATTGATAAGCCTCTTATTGTTCCTCTCAAAGAAAGACTTAGGTTACTAGAAAAAGAGGGAGTTGATATTACGGTTTGCTTTAACTTTACAAAGGCCTTTTCAAAGATATCAGCTAAGGACTTCGTTAAAAACTATTTAGTCGAAAAGCTAAATATCAAAAGTATATTTGTCGGACCCGATTTATTCTTTGGAAGAAACCGCGAAGGGAATGTCGAGCTGCTGGAATCTATGGGGAAGTCATTCGAATTTGAAACCAGAACTGTTAGGCCGGTTTATTTCGAGGATGAATTGATAAGCAGCACAGCAATCAGGGAGTTTATCGAAGATGGGAACGTTAATAAGGCAGCTAATTTCCTTGGAGACTGCTTCAGCGTCGAAGGAAATGTAAAAGAAGGTGAAAGAAGGGGGAGAGAGCTTGGATTCCCGACTGCTAATCTGGATACCGATTGGGAACTACTACCTAAGAAAGGAGTTTACATAACCTGGGCGGAAGTAAACGAAAAAAAATTTAAAAGCATAACGAACGTCGGCACTCGACCAACTTTTGGAAAGAATCAGCTACTTGTAGAAACACACATAATCAACTTCAAAGACGACATCTATGGAAAAACAATTAGGGTTTCATTCATTGACAGGCTTCGAGACGAGAAGCGATTCGCTAATGTTGAATCACTCATCGCTCAAATCTCGACCGATGTTGAAAGCGCGAAAAAGGTATTTGCAGAGCTCAGTAAAAAAAGTATGTAATTGAAATCAATCCGCTTCAATTAATTGCCAATATACATCTGAGACTAGTTTCTGTAATATTAAAAAAAGAGGGTAATCCTTGCACGTAAGAGCAACCACCAAGGTATACGGAATATTCGGACACCCAGTGAGCCATAGCCTTTCCCCCATAATGCATAATGCGGCCTTTAGGAAATTAAATCTAGATTGCGTATACGTCGCTTTCGATATCCATCCAACGAATCTGGATTCAGCTACTCAGGCCATAAAGTCTTTGGGTATATTGGGAGTGAACGT from the Thermodesulfobacteriota bacterium genome contains:
- a CDS encoding bifunctional riboflavin kinase/FAD synthetase, with the translated sequence MKVIFDPKERIKESTSATIGIFDGVHLGHKSIISLIRKEAAKNDYSSCVVTFFPHPQKVLRGIDKPLIVPLKERLRLLEKEGVDITVCFNFTKAFSKISAKDFVKNYLVEKLNIKSIFVGPDLFFGRNREGNVELLESMGKSFEFETRTVRPVYFEDELISSTAIREFIEDGNVNKAANFLGDCFSVEGNVKEGERRGRELGFPTANLDTDWELLPKKGVYITWAEVNEKKFKSITNVGTRPTFGKNQLLVETHIINFKDDIYGKTIRVSFIDRLRDEKRFANVESLIAQISTDVESAKKVFAELSKKSM